The following are from one region of the Mytilus trossulus isolate FHL-02 unplaced genomic scaffold, PNRI_Mtr1.1.1.hap1 h1tg000896l__unscaffolded, whole genome shotgun sequence genome:
- the LOC134703150 gene encoding LOW QUALITY PROTEIN: NADH-ubiquinone oxidoreductase chain 5-like (The sequence of the model RefSeq protein was modified relative to this genomic sequence to represent the inferred CDS: substituted 6 bases at 6 genomic stop codons), which yields MARKNSIIQLKSNLGLLLLILIGYLFILRGRTFGKAYLLEVTVXESNCLSFSFRVLLDSVRIVFVGTVLVIRGSVATYCKWYIAGEPYYKRFMGLVWLFVLSIVFIILVPNLVILLIGXDGLGLTSFLLVAYYQNNKRLSAAMLTALTNRIGDVFVLFRVSIFLREGGWLIYIYHPVQTWVNLGFVVVLAGITKSAQMPFCAWLPAAMAAPTPVSSLVHSSTLVTAGVYLILRSFYIIRANPFVTQILIVLRLFTLILAGSRAVFAFDLKKVIALSTLRQLRLIIFSISILLPSVAFFHLVTHAVFKALLFLGAGGVIHRNQRIQDIRGLRSLWQGLPVRMGAITVAIVSLRGAPFIRGFFSKDLIIELRMIDRRITYGCYLLELTGLIFTSFYRARIVFRVILGSNYVNSRSLRINEHLNIQTPFLSLYIGAIILGGVLGRKIERFGFVVVLEKYERVRVFLIPFVGLILXXGVLRKLGSKPWSSAKLLRFFLRMWLIERLTSHPRKMAFFKGSRMVAQSLDQGXLELLGPQGAHKGLGQLSCLNEIVQKNYFTYQLVVXGLVVAGGVSLIMFI from the coding sequence ATGGCTCGTAAAAATAGTATcatacaattaaaaagtaaCTTAGGGTTACTTTTACTGATTCTGATTGGATACTTATTTATTCTTAGAGGGAGGACCTTTGGAAAAGCTTATTTATTGGAAGTTACTGTTTGAGAGAGTAATTGTCTCTCATTTAGCTTCAGAGTTCTACTAGATAGCGTAAGAATAGTCTTTGTTGGGACGGTTTTGGTAATTAGAGGAAGTGTAGCAACCTACTGCAAGTGGTATATAGCTGGAGAGCCATACTACAAGCGGTTTATGGGATTAGTATGGTTGTTTGTGCTGTCTATAGTGTTTATAATCTTAGTTCCTAATTTAGTAATACTTTTAATTGGTTGAGACGGGCTAGGGCTCACCTCATTCCTATTAGTGGCTTATTACCAGAACAATAAGAGGTTATCTGCGGCTATGTTGACAGCTTTGACTAATCGAATTGGGgatgtttttgtactttttagagtttctatttttttaagagaAGGGGGgtggttaatttatatataccacCCAGTGCAGACatgggttaatttagggtttgTGGTAGTTCTTGCAGGTATAACTAAAAGCGCACAAATGCCGTTTTGCGCATGGCTACCTGCTGCCATGGCGGCACCCACACCGGTCTCCTCTTTGGTGCATTCTTCGACATTGGTGACAGCTGGGGTTTATTTGATTCTTCgctctttttatattatcagaGCTAATCCCTTTGTGACTCAAATACTTATAGTCTTAAGACTATTTACTCTAATATTAGCGGGGTCAAGGGCTGTGTTTGCGTTTGACCTAAAAAAGGTAATCGCACTCTCGACTTTGAGGCAGTTAAGGTTAATAATATTCTCGATTTCAATCCTTCTTCCGTCTGtagctttttttcatttagtaacCCATGCGGTATTTAAAGCTTTGTTGTTTCTAGGCGCAGGGGGTGTTATTCATAGAAACCAAAGAATCCAAGATATCCGGGGGTTAAGAAGCTTGTGGCAAGGATTACCGGTAAGAATGGGTGCAATAACGGTTGCAATTGTGTCCTTGAGAGGGGCCCCGTTTATAAGAGGGTTTTTCTCTAAAGACCTAATAATTGAGCTAAGAATGATAGACAGAAGAATAACTTATGGGTGCTATTTATTAGAGCTAACAGGTTTAATCTTCACTTCTTTTTATAGGGCACGGATTGTATTTAGAGTAATACTTGGGTCTAATTACGTTAATAGCAGAAGTTTGCGGATTAATGAGCACTTAAATATACAAACTCCTTTTCTTAGCCTGTATATTGGGGCTATTATCTTAGGAGGGGTATTAGGGAGGAAAATAGAGAGGTTTGGGTTTGTAGTAGTTCTTGAGAAATATGAGAGAGTCAGAGTATTTCTTATTCCCTTTGTAGGGTTAATTTTGTGATGAGGAGTGCTTAGAAAATTAGGGTCTAAGCCTTGGTCGTCAGCCAAACTATTAAGATTCTTTTTGAGAATGTGGCTCATAGAGAGGCTAACCTCCCACCCCAGAAAAATGGCCTTCTTTAAGGGGTCCAGGATGGTAGCTCAAAGTCTGGATCAAGGTTGACTAGAGCTATTGGGCCCTCAAGGTGCCCATAAGGGACTAGGTCAACTCAGCTGTTTGAatgaaattgttcagaaaaattattttacctacCAGCTGGTAGTATGAGGGCTGGTGGTAGCGGGGGGCGTAAgcttaattatgtttatataa
- the LOC134703146 gene encoding LOW QUALITY PROTEIN: NADH-ubiquinone oxidoreductase chain 2-like (The sequence of the model RefSeq protein was modified relative to this genomic sequence to represent the inferred CDS: substituted 3 bases at 3 genomic stop codons): MVSFVVRPIKLVRLGVILIGTILRVRREEIVGVXLGLELNLYGFLVIINPDGHYSPEPCVKYFVVQRTGSILILVGFVTLIEQHVVRGLVIRGAGTVLKSGVFPLHSWVPSIIKNSRWLARGLILTWQKVAPLVFLSIIIPSKGLXVVIVLIAGIGAVGGLNQNSVRVISAYSSFVHTSXMLLGLTWSRVVFVGYFAVYSLSVGLFFYGCSIINKTRMGGQISRAARGIGLLILMGMPPFLGFLAKVLVFLMRGRAVIVACIIGSVIRLKFYIDFFYRIVIKRLVDKNKAEFKIMWRIVIGANLAGGALILVRFI; encoded by the coding sequence ATGGTAAGCTTTGTGGTAAGACCTATAAAATTAGTGAGATTAGGGGTAATATTGATCGGGACAATTCTTAGGGTTAGAAGAGAAGAGATAGTAGGGGTGTGACTCGGTTTAGAGCTAAATCTGTATGGATTTCTTGTAATTATAAACCCTGATGGTCACTATAGTCCTGAGCcctgtgtaaaatattttgtggtaCAAAGAACGGGGTCAATTCTGATACTAGTGGGTTTTGTAACCTTGATAGAGCAGCACGTAGTGAGAGGGCTGGTGATAAGGGGGGCGGGTACAGTGTTAAAATCTGGCGTTTTCCCGCTACATTCGTGGGTCCCTTCAATTATTAAGAACAGCAGATGGTTAGCAAGAGGGTTAATATTAACTTGGCAAAAAGTCGCCCCCCTtgtctttttatcaataattatacCCTCTAAGGGGTTGTGAGTAGTAATTGTATTGATAGCTGGAATTGGGGCAGTAGGGGGCCTTAACCAGAATTCAGTACGAGTAATAAGCGCGTACTCGTCGTTTGTGCATACATCATGAATGCTGTTAGGGCTCACATGGTCAAGAGTAGTCTTTGTAGGGTATTTTGCAGTTTACTCGCTGTCGGTAGGGCTGTTTTTTTATGGGTgctcaataataaacaaaacaagaatgggCGGTCAGATTAGTAGAGCCGCGAGGGGTATAGGGTTACTGATACTGATGGGGATGCCTCCTTTCCTTGGCTTTCTAGCGAAAGTATTGGTGTTTCTAATGAGAGGAAGGGCTGTAATCGTGGCTTGTATTATAGGTTCAGTAATCAGGCTAAAATTCtacattgactttttttataggATAGTAATAAAAAGGTTAGTAGACAAAAACAAAGCAGAATTCAAGATTATGTGGAGGATAGTGATCGGGGCTAACCTAGCAGGGGGGGCATTGATCTTGGTGAGATTTATTTAG
- the LOC134703143 gene encoding LOW QUALITY PROTEIN: cytochrome c oxidase subunit 3-like (The sequence of the model RefSeq protein was modified relative to this genomic sequence to represent the inferred CDS: substituted 9 bases at 9 genomic stop codons) gives MNRNPYSRYYVPGPSPWPFFVAISANGIAVGLILXLHRTPRFLLIGMRLGCILLRTFRXWRDLIREGDIGFHTRFVIKRFRDGVALFILSEVMFFFSFFWTFFHNALRPSCELGMRXPPPGIRTPNPSSTRLFETGLLIRRGLFVTQAHKRMRLKDYDVGPFIGLVVTILCGTVFFLVQLREYYXNSYTIADRVYGRVFYLLTGFHGMHVVVGTLXLMVRLVRLWRGEFSSQRHFGFEACIWYXHFVDVVWVALXCLVYVWFGGWLYMWWFKIXDGDVYTFKYPDAKPSWYAYIQEEHAPSXYKIPDHLKG, from the coding sequence ATGAATCGTAATCCTTATTCTCGTTACTATGTACCAGGTCCAAGTCCGTGGCCCTTTTTTGTGGCTATCTCGGCAAACGGAATAGCGGTAGGGTTAATTTTGTGACTGCATCGAACTCCCAGATTTCTATTAATAGGAATGAGGTTGGGGTGTATACTATTGAGAACTTTTAGATGATGGCGAGACTTAATTCGTGAGGGAGATATTGGGTTTCATACTCGCTTCGTAATCAAGAGATTTCGTGATGGAGTTGCCCTTTTTATTCTGTCTGAAGTAatgttcttcttttcttttttttggactTTCTTCCATAATGCCTTAAGACCCTCGTGTGAACTAGGGATGCGATGACCCCCTCCAGGGATCCGCACGCCAAACCCGTCGTCGACAAGGCTGTTCGAGACAGGTCTTTTAATTAGGAGGGGGTTATTCGTAACTCAAGCCCATAAGAGAATGCGTTTGAAGGATTATGATGTTGGGCCATTTATTGGCCTAGTGGTAACAATTTTATGTGGGACTGTGTTCTTCCTAGTGCAACTTCGAGAATACTACTGAAACTCATACACTATTGCAGATAGGGTGTATGGAAGAGTGTTTTATTTACTAACTGGGTTTCATGGAATGCACGTAGTTGTGGGGACTCTTTGACTAATGGTGAGGTTAGTCCGACTATGGCGTGGGGAGTTTTCCAGTCAACGGCACTTTGGTTTTGAGGCTTGCATTTGGTACTGACACTTcgtagatgtggtatgggtaGCATTATGATGTTTAGTATATGTGTGGTTTGGAGGATGGTTATACATGTGGTGGTTCAAAATATGAGACGGGGACGTCTATACGTTTAAGTACCCAGACGCAAAGCCTTCGTGGTATGCGTACATTCAAGAAGAGCATGCTCCGTCCTGATATAAGATTCCTGACcatttaaaaggttaa